In one Brevibacillus composti genomic region, the following are encoded:
- a CDS encoding RDD family protein → METAKPALSNPVGFWRRLGGSLLDGLIIGVPLVLISWLITGSLEDNFVANMLSTLYYVLVPVFWAGYTVGKKIVGIRIVKVDGSQVGIGTMLLRTIVGMGLVYGLTFGIGAIVSAIMVGVREDKRSIHDLIAGTYVTSDTP, encoded by the coding sequence ATGGAAACTGCGAAACCAGCCTTGAGCAATCCTGTCGGTTTTTGGCGCCGCCTGGGGGGAAGTTTGCTCGACGGCCTCATCATCGGTGTGCCGCTCGTTTTGATCAGCTGGCTCATTACCGGAAGTCTCGAAGACAATTTCGTCGCCAATATGCTGTCTACTCTGTATTACGTGTTAGTGCCTGTCTTCTGGGCGGGTTATACGGTCGGAAAGAAAATTGTGGGGATTCGCATCGTCAAAGTGGATGGCAGCCAGGTAGGGATTGGAACCATGCTGCTACGCACGATCGTGGGCATGGGCCTCGTATACGGGCTCACCTTTGGAATCGGGGCGATCGTCAGCGCGATCATGGTGGGCGTGCGGGAAGACAAACGCTCGATTCACGATTTGATTGCAGGCACTTATGTAACCTCGGATACGCCTTAA
- a CDS encoding transporter substrate-binding domain-containing protein — protein sequence MKKSSLFSVAMSSLLAVAVLAGCGTGNPQGAGQQPAGQEPAGQAGEQKKLVMATSADFKPYEFHDLSSGKDEIVGFDVDIAKYIGKELGFEVEIVDMNFDGLVPALQAKRADFVMAGMTPTPEREKNVDFSIVYYDSKNSIVSKKDSGLTKPEQLAGKKVTVQTGSIQEGAAKELQKTLQGMEIISLNKTGEIVEEVKTGRVDAAILENTVAKGFIEANPELQFTTFEGDSKLNTAIAFPKGSPYVEDFNKVIKQMQENGEMEKLIKKWFE from the coding sequence ATGAAAAAATCATCACTGTTTTCTGTAGCAATGTCTTCACTATTGGCCGTCGCTGTCTTGGCCGGCTGTGGCACGGGCAATCCACAAGGTGCCGGACAACAGCCAGCGGGTCAAGAACCTGCGGGACAAGCCGGAGAGCAAAAGAAGCTGGTCATGGCCACATCGGCTGACTTCAAGCCGTATGAGTTCCACGATTTGTCCAGCGGCAAGGATGAGATCGTCGGATTTGACGTCGATATCGCGAAGTATATCGGGAAAGAGCTCGGCTTTGAAGTGGAAATCGTCGACATGAACTTCGACGGTCTCGTGCCTGCCCTCCAAGCCAAACGCGCCGACTTCGTCATGGCGGGAATGACGCCTACTCCCGAGCGTGAGAAAAACGTAGACTTTTCGATCGTCTACTACGATTCCAAAAACAGTATCGTGTCCAAAAAGGACAGCGGCCTGACCAAGCCGGAGCAGCTCGCGGGTAAAAAAGTAACCGTACAAACCGGTTCGATTCAGGAAGGCGCTGCAAAAGAACTGCAAAAAACCTTGCAAGGCATGGAAATCATCTCTCTGAACAAAACTGGCGAAATTGTCGAAGAGGTAAAAACCGGACGCGTCGATGCCGCCATCCTGGAAAACACGGTAGCCAAAGGCTTTATCGAGGCCAATCCTGAGCTGCAATTCACGACCTTCGAAGGGGATTCCAAGCTGAATACGGCGATTGCTTTCCCGAAAGGCTCCCCGTATGTGGAAGACTTCAACAAAGTGATCAAACAGATGCAAGAAAATGGAGAAATGGAAAAACTGATCAAGAAGTGGTTTGAATAA
- a CDS encoding amino acid ABC transporter permease, with protein MNLDFAQIVPYIPFILKGIKVTLQVTFFSVVLGFLWGSVLALIKISNIRILKALAVGYTSIFRGTPLILQLTFVYFATPQLTGYNISQFEAAILTFTLNSGAYISETIRGGILAVDKGQWEAAKALGVPYRRMMTDIILPQAVKNILPALVNETIALLKESALVSTIGLADLMQNANIVKGTIYRYFEPYLLAGFCYYVMVMLLTWVARVLERRLRRSD; from the coding sequence ATGAATTTGGATTTTGCACAAATTGTGCCCTATATCCCTTTTATTCTGAAGGGGATAAAGGTCACATTACAGGTAACATTTTTCTCGGTCGTGCTCGGGTTTTTATGGGGCTCTGTTTTAGCTCTCATCAAAATATCCAATATCCGCATATTGAAAGCATTGGCAGTCGGCTACACCTCGATTTTTCGGGGGACGCCGCTGATTCTGCAGTTGACGTTCGTCTACTTTGCCACCCCGCAGTTGACGGGCTATAACATTTCGCAGTTCGAGGCGGCCATCCTCACGTTTACGCTCAACTCGGGCGCCTATATCTCCGAGACCATTCGCGGCGGGATTCTCGCCGTTGACAAAGGACAGTGGGAAGCGGCCAAGGCTTTGGGCGTCCCTTACCGCCGGATGATGACCGACATCATCTTGCCGCAAGCCGTAAAAAACATTTTGCCCGCCCTGGTCAACGAGACGATCGCGCTCCTCAAGGAATCAGCGCTCGTCTCTACGATCGGCCTGGCGGATCTCATGCAAAACGCCAATATCGTCAAAGGAACGATCTACCGCTACTTTGAACCGTATCTCCTGGCTGGATTCTGCTACTACGTCATGGTGATGCTGCTCACATGGGTAGCTCGTGTGCTCGAACGGAGGTTGAGACGAAGTGATTAA
- a CDS encoding amino acid ABC transporter ATP-binding protein has translation MIKVQNVSKSFGSLDVLHDISTEIGRGDVVAIIGPSGSGKSTFLRCLNLLEVPTKGKIFIDGRDITDPKADVMAIRQKIGMVFQHFHLFPHMSVLDNLTYAPVKVKGLSKAAAEAKAKELLARVGLSDKADVFPSRLSGGQKQRVAIARSLAMEPEIMLFDEPTSALDPEMVKEVLDVMKGLAHTGMTMAIVTHEMNFAREVADRICFLDGGRLVEDAPPSQFFTNPQSSRAKQFLEKML, from the coding sequence GTGATTAAAGTCCAAAATGTAAGCAAATCGTTCGGCTCGCTCGACGTTCTGCATGACATTTCCACAGAGATCGGGCGCGGAGACGTCGTCGCGATTATCGGTCCTTCCGGTTCGGGAAAATCGACTTTTTTGCGCTGCCTCAACCTGTTGGAGGTGCCGACGAAGGGGAAAATTTTCATTGACGGCCGCGACATCACCGATCCCAAAGCCGATGTGATGGCGATCCGCCAGAAAATCGGCATGGTGTTCCAGCATTTTCACCTGTTCCCGCATATGAGCGTACTGGACAACCTGACGTATGCCCCGGTAAAGGTGAAGGGACTGTCCAAAGCGGCGGCGGAAGCCAAGGCAAAAGAATTGCTGGCCCGCGTCGGCCTGTCCGACAAAGCGGATGTCTTCCCGTCGAGGCTCTCCGGCGGGCAGAAACAGCGGGTGGCGATCGCCCGCTCTCTCGCGATGGAGCCGGAGATCATGCTGTTTGACGAGCCGACCTCGGCTCTGGACCCGGAGATGGTCAAAGAGGTCCTGGATGTCATGAAGGGTCTCGCCCATACCGGGATGACCATGGCCATCGTCACGCATGAGATGAATTTTGCTCGTGAAGTGGCTGACCGCATCTGCTTTTTGGATGGGGGACGGCTGGTGGAAGATGCGCCGCCAAGCCAGTTCTTCACCAATCCGCAGAGCTCACGCGCCAAACAGTTTCTGGAAAAGATGCTGTAA
- the thiT gene encoding energy-coupled thiamine transporter ThiT — translation MSRQRLLILLEVAMMTALAVVFSEMKVFQMPQGGSVSLVMVPIALLAVRRGLLPGVICGLLVGVLQTFLGSYVVHPIQLLLDYPLAFGALGLAGLIRLSTMEERMTKVMALWSVLFVGVIGRLACHFISGIVWFGEYAPEGVPVAWHSFVYNITYLLPEMVITGIVLTVVMTSAPQLLFPVRNRLA, via the coding sequence GTGTCTCGGCAACGTTTGCTCATTTTACTGGAAGTGGCGATGATGACGGCGCTTGCGGTCGTTTTCAGTGAAATGAAAGTGTTTCAAATGCCTCAGGGAGGCTCCGTGTCACTCGTCATGGTGCCAATCGCTCTCCTGGCAGTTCGCCGCGGCTTGCTGCCCGGTGTGATTTGCGGTCTGTTGGTTGGCGTGCTGCAAACCTTTCTCGGCAGCTATGTCGTCCATCCGATCCAGCTCTTGCTCGACTACCCGCTTGCCTTTGGAGCCCTGGGATTGGCCGGCCTGATCCGCCTCTCGACGATGGAGGAGCGGATGACCAAGGTCATGGCGCTGTGGAGCGTTTTGTTCGTCGGTGTAATCGGACGCCTGGCTTGCCATTTTATCTCCGGAATCGTCTGGTTCGGAGAATACGCGCCGGAGGGCGTGCCCGTCGCATGGCATTCATTTGTCTACAACATCACGTACCTTTTGCCGGAGATGGTGATTACCGGAATCGTGCTGACGGTCGTCATGACCAGCGCGCCGCAGCTTCTCTTCCCGGTGCGCAACCGCCTGGCGTAG
- the spoVM gene encoding stage V sporulation protein SpoVM: MRFYTIKLPKFIGGMIRAVIEAFNKKK, encoded by the coding sequence ATGCGGTTCTACACCATCAAGTTGCCGAAGTTTATAGGTGGCATGATTCGCGCTGTCATCGAGGCATTCAATAAGAAAAAATGA
- the rpmB gene encoding 50S ribosomal protein L28 — translation MARRCFVTGRSGKTGNARSHSMRANRRKWGVNVQKVRILVDGKPKRVYVSTRALKSGLVTRV, via the coding sequence ATGGCACGTCGCTGCTTTGTAACTGGCCGTTCTGGCAAAACTGGAAACGCTCGCTCCCACTCCATGCGCGCAAACCGCCGCAAATGGGGTGTTAACGTACAAAAAGTGCGCATTCTCGTAGATGGTAAACCAAAGCGTGTGTATGTAAGCACTCGAGCGCTGAAATCCGGTCTGGTAACGCGCGTATAG
- a CDS encoding Asp23/Gls24 family envelope stress response protein, with the protein MTVEMSTPLGKIDVTEDVIARIAGGAAIEVFGLVGMASRKALKDGLAEMLGRDNLSKGVVVHTQNGEVTLDMHIIVSYGVKISEVAGNVQRRVRYTLEQMVGIDVAAVNIFVQGVRTDRDS; encoded by the coding sequence ATGACAGTGGAAATGAGCACCCCTCTCGGTAAAATTGACGTGACAGAAGATGTGATTGCACGGATTGCTGGAGGCGCAGCCATCGAAGTGTTCGGCCTGGTCGGCATGGCATCGCGCAAAGCGTTGAAGGATGGACTCGCGGAAATGCTGGGGAGAGACAATCTCAGCAAGGGAGTCGTGGTCCACACCCAAAACGGCGAGGTCACTCTCGATATGCATATTATTGTCAGCTACGGCGTGAAAATCTCGGAGGTAGCCGGCAATGTACAGAGGCGCGTCCGCTACACGCTGGAGCAAATGGTAGGCATCGACGTGGCGGCTGTCAATATTTTTGTGCAAGGAGTTCGCACAGACAGGGATTCGTAA
- a CDS encoding DAK2 domain-containing protein: protein MVHKRLDGLLFSQMVYMGAGLLSKNAKLVDGLNVFPVPDGDTGTNMNLTLTSGAEELARRESPKIGESSAALAKGLLMGARGNSGVILSQLFRGFSKAVNGKDEINARQFAEALKAGVDSAYQAVMKPVEGTILTVAREAADMAVRAARATDDIQLVMEKTYEQAQATLLRTPEMLPVLKEVGVVDSGGQGLLFVYEGFIRALRGETADQIREAHTNAALSSADMDEWVHEQHAQLHMKTEDIQFGYCTEFMVHLKHSTEANKKPFSEMVFRNQLDQMGDSLLVISDDEMVKVHIHAEQPGNVLQYAQQFGSLHRIKIENMREQHANILRQEEQKEKKAEAALPYGLIAVAAGPGLADIFRSMGVHVVVEGGQTMNPSTEDFLSAISGLNAEHIIILPNNSNIVMAANQAAELAEKSVTVVPSKSIPQGMAALVAFNAGASLDENREGMTSAIGQVKTGMVTHAVRDTRMGDVEIKEGNFIGIAEKEIVSAGDDLMKIAKELLSQLVDEETGIVTIFIGEGADEAQAEELGEFLNESFADVDVEIHHGGQPLYPYLFAVE from the coding sequence GTGGTACATAAGCGTCTTGATGGCCTGCTGTTTAGCCAGATGGTTTATATGGGGGCAGGACTTCTGTCCAAAAACGCAAAGCTGGTGGACGGGCTTAATGTCTTTCCCGTACCGGACGGCGATACAGGAACCAATATGAATTTGACCCTCACATCGGGAGCCGAAGAGCTGGCGCGGAGAGAATCTCCGAAGATCGGAGAATCTTCCGCCGCTCTTGCCAAGGGGCTCTTGATGGGGGCGCGGGGGAATTCCGGGGTCATTCTCTCCCAGTTGTTCCGCGGTTTCAGCAAAGCCGTGAACGGCAAAGACGAGATCAATGCCCGCCAGTTTGCCGAGGCGTTGAAAGCCGGGGTCGATTCCGCCTACCAGGCCGTGATGAAGCCGGTCGAGGGCACGATCCTCACGGTTGCCAGAGAAGCGGCTGACATGGCAGTGCGGGCCGCCCGCGCTACGGACGATATCCAGCTCGTGATGGAGAAAACCTATGAGCAGGCACAGGCGACGCTGCTTCGGACGCCGGAGATGCTCCCGGTCTTGAAAGAGGTGGGGGTCGTCGATTCCGGCGGACAAGGTCTGCTCTTCGTCTACGAAGGATTTATCCGGGCGCTGCGCGGCGAGACGGCAGACCAAATTCGGGAAGCGCATACAAATGCGGCCCTGTCTTCTGCCGACATGGATGAGTGGGTGCACGAGCAGCACGCGCAGCTCCACATGAAGACCGAAGACATCCAATTCGGCTACTGTACGGAGTTTATGGTTCACCTGAAGCACAGCACCGAAGCAAATAAAAAGCCGTTTTCGGAAATGGTGTTTCGCAACCAGCTGGACCAGATGGGCGATTCCCTTTTGGTCATTTCCGATGACGAGATGGTAAAGGTACATATCCATGCGGAGCAACCCGGCAATGTGCTCCAGTATGCTCAGCAATTCGGCAGTCTGCACCGCATCAAGATCGAGAACATGCGCGAGCAGCATGCCAACATCCTGCGCCAGGAAGAGCAAAAAGAGAAGAAGGCGGAGGCGGCGCTGCCTTACGGGCTGATTGCGGTCGCAGCCGGTCCCGGCCTTGCGGACATTTTCCGCAGCATGGGGGTTCACGTCGTCGTCGAGGGCGGACAGACCATGAATCCGAGCACGGAGGATTTCCTCTCGGCCATCTCCGGGCTGAATGCGGAGCACATCATCATTCTGCCGAACAACAGCAATATCGTGATGGCGGCCAACCAGGCGGCCGAGCTGGCAGAAAAATCGGTGACGGTAGTCCCTTCCAAAAGCATCCCGCAGGGCATGGCGGCGCTGGTGGCGTTCAATGCGGGCGCCTCTCTGGACGAGAACCGGGAGGGCATGACTTCCGCCATCGGACAAGTCAAGACAGGGATGGTGACCCACGCCGTTCGCGATACGCGGATGGGCGATGTGGAGATCAAAGAAGGGAATTTCATCGGGATCGCCGAAAAAGAGATTGTCTCCGCAGGCGACGACCTGATGAAGATCGCAAAAGAGCTCCTATCTCAGCTGGTTGATGAAGAGACGGGCATCGTCACGATTTTTATCGGCGAAGGCGCGGACGAAGCGCAGGCTGAAGAGCTGGGCGAATTCCTCAACGAGTCCTTTGCGGATGTAGATGTAGAAATCCATCACGGCGGTCAGCCGCTCTATCCCTATCTCTTTGCCGTGGAATAG
- a CDS encoding DegV family protein produces MSIVIVTDSASDIDSELRESLGIVSVPLKVMFGDETYTDGVTITSTMFFEKLKQTDVLPTTSQPSPIDFAEAYKGIVEKHGRDVQIIVLTLSAALSGTYQSAVIAKSMMEEELDITVIDTRKASFVFGMLCVEAAQAAREGKSKQQILDRIDHFLDSVQVYFIVDTLEFLQKGGRIGKASALIGSLLNIKPILTLDPAGYVSAFDKVRGTKKAIARVMEALREYASGQPVKVAMLHSAVPDQAAEHLAAIKAEFQVTDSYLLEIGPVIGTHVGPGLLGFVMIKD; encoded by the coding sequence ATGTCCATTGTAATCGTAACCGACAGCGCATCAGACATCGATTCCGAGCTGCGCGAATCGCTCGGGATCGTCTCTGTCCCGCTGAAGGTGATGTTTGGTGACGAGACCTATACGGACGGCGTCACGATCACCTCTACCATGTTTTTTGAAAAGCTGAAGCAGACGGACGTACTGCCTACCACGTCACAACCGTCCCCGATTGATTTCGCGGAAGCGTACAAAGGGATCGTGGAGAAGCACGGCAGAGACGTGCAGATCATCGTCCTGACGCTGTCCGCAGCCCTCTCCGGCACGTATCAGTCGGCCGTGATCGCAAAATCGATGATGGAAGAAGAGCTGGACATTACCGTGATCGACACGCGCAAGGCTTCTTTTGTCTTTGGCATGCTCTGTGTCGAAGCGGCGCAGGCCGCGCGCGAGGGGAAAAGCAAGCAGCAGATTCTCGATCGGATCGACCATTTTTTAGATAGTGTGCAAGTCTATTTTATCGTCGACACGCTCGAGTTTTTGCAAAAAGGGGGACGAATCGGCAAAGCGTCAGCTCTCATCGGTTCTTTGCTCAATATCAAGCCGATTCTCACCCTGGACCCGGCGGGTTATGTCTCCGCTTTCGACAAAGTGCGCGGCACCAAAAAAGCGATCGCCCGCGTGATGGAAGCGCTGCGGGAGTACGCATCCGGCCAACCGGTAAAAGTAGCGATGCTGCACAGCGCAGTTCCCGACCAAGCGGCAGAGCATCTGGCCGCGATCAAAGCGGAGTTCCAGGTGACGGATTCTTATCTGCTGGAGATCGGTCCGGTGATCGGGACGCATGTGGGACCGGGCTTGCTCGGATTTGTGATGATCAAAGACTAG
- a CDS encoding carbon-nitrogen hydrolase family protein produces the protein MTVFTIALAQLRVIPKDRKANLQRILATMEDAKRRGADFVLFPEMALTGFYIADSIEKLAEPLSGLHIGSIREQAKRLQIHVFLGVAEKYEDGYYNTAVYIDKEGEIKGVSRKVHLYDQEKEYLRHGSECPVFHTEYGTFGLLISYDMEFPEIPRILASQGAEVIFVLASNMVPFQHYQHVLLRARAMENHLFAALVNKVGLEKDILFFGESEVIGPDGRCYYLAGHDEELGIVTLDLSEISRIKKEYPFHYLEGRQKDVYKANRLV, from the coding sequence ATGACAGTATTCACGATCGCACTCGCTCAGCTGCGAGTCATCCCAAAAGACAGAAAAGCCAATTTGCAGCGTATATTGGCTACCATGGAAGACGCGAAGAGACGAGGCGCGGACTTCGTGCTCTTTCCCGAAATGGCCCTGACCGGTTTTTATATCGCGGATTCGATTGAGAAGTTGGCAGAACCGCTCTCGGGATTGCATATCGGCTCCATTCGCGAGCAGGCCAAACGGCTTCAGATCCACGTCTTTTTGGGTGTCGCCGAAAAATACGAAGACGGCTATTACAACACTGCTGTTTACATTGACAAAGAAGGAGAAATCAAGGGAGTCTCCCGGAAAGTTCACCTCTATGATCAAGAAAAGGAATACCTGCGCCATGGATCGGAATGCCCTGTTTTCCATACGGAGTACGGAACATTTGGCTTGCTGATTTCGTATGACATGGAATTTCCGGAAATCCCCCGTATTCTCGCTTCCCAAGGGGCAGAGGTCATCTTCGTTCTCGCTTCCAATATGGTTCCGTTCCAACATTACCAGCATGTTCTGCTCAGGGCCCGCGCGATGGAGAATCATCTCTTTGCCGCCCTCGTCAACAAAGTCGGACTGGAGAAAGACATCCTCTTTTTTGGCGAGAGCGAGGTCATCGGGCCGGACGGGCGCTGTTATTACCTGGCGGGCCATGACGAAGAACTAGGCATCGTGACGCTTGATCTGTCGGAGATTTCGCGTATCAAGAAAGAGTATCCGTTTCATTACCTGGAGGGCAGACAAAAGGATGTGTACAAGGCGAATCGGTTGGTCTAG
- a CDS encoding sigma-54 interaction domain-containing protein yields MPRIHRNWIVTRTKDKLSIPFSEAQLHDLSRSLSKAAILHMKQSIAEHADDLEPGQACELVFSLHRIFIWREQEQFLIAIRPILDDSCEEQLAHSSDTPSFIAESDAMKRIMGIIQKVSYVDSTVLLLGHSGVGKGAIARLIHQSSKRASETFLSINCGAIPESLMEAELFGYEAGSFTGGHKNGKKGLFEAAHNGTIFLDEIGELSYALQVKLLEVLQEKQIRRVGGTENIPVHVRIIAATNQDLAQLVANKKFREDLYYRLHVVPIEIPPLRERRDDILPLLRFFLQKYTTMYQKEKRLLPETAELLIRYEWPGNVRELENLIERLVITTEGHDIRIDDLPSAIRQITAPARPVNSAHKQLSLKEAKKRLEKEMILEAYRQYKSSYKAAEVLGVDQSTIAKKLKEYRANGW; encoded by the coding sequence TTGCCTCGTATTCATCGCAACTGGATCGTCACCCGCACCAAAGACAAGCTGAGCATCCCATTCAGCGAAGCCCAGCTTCACGATCTGTCACGCTCATTGTCCAAAGCGGCGATTCTCCATATGAAGCAATCCATCGCCGAGCATGCGGATGACTTGGAACCTGGGCAAGCATGCGAGCTCGTATTCTCGCTGCATCGCATTTTCATCTGGAGAGAGCAAGAACAGTTCCTGATCGCGATTCGCCCGATCCTCGACGATTCCTGTGAGGAGCAGCTCGCTCATTCATCCGACACCCCTTCTTTTATCGCTGAGTCAGACGCGATGAAGCGGATCATGGGCATTATTCAAAAAGTTTCTTACGTGGATTCGACCGTCCTGCTCCTGGGTCATTCTGGCGTAGGAAAAGGGGCCATTGCCCGATTAATCCACCAATCCAGCAAGCGGGCATCGGAGACCTTTTTGTCGATCAACTGCGGCGCCATCCCCGAGTCACTGATGGAAGCCGAACTGTTTGGCTATGAGGCAGGCAGTTTTACCGGGGGACATAAAAACGGCAAAAAAGGATTGTTCGAGGCCGCCCACAACGGGACCATTTTCCTCGATGAGATTGGGGAGCTCTCCTATGCCCTGCAGGTGAAACTGCTCGAGGTCCTTCAAGAAAAACAGATCAGACGGGTGGGCGGTACGGAAAACATTCCCGTACATGTCCGCATTATCGCTGCCACCAATCAAGACTTGGCTCAGCTTGTCGCCAACAAGAAATTTCGCGAAGATCTGTATTATCGGCTCCACGTGGTTCCCATCGAAATCCCGCCTTTGCGAGAACGGAGGGACGATATTTTGCCTTTGCTCCGGTTCTTTCTGCAAAAGTACACGACGATGTACCAAAAAGAGAAGAGGCTGCTCCCCGAAACCGCAGAACTGCTAATCCGATATGAATGGCCCGGCAATGTGAGAGAACTGGAGAATTTGATCGAGAGATTGGTTATCACGACAGAAGGGCATGACATACGGATCGATGACCTCCCCTCTGCGATCCGCCAGATAACGGCTCCTGCCCGTCCGGTGAATAGCGCGCATAAACAGCTCTCGCTTAAAGAGGCGAAAAAGCGCTTGGAAAAAGAGATGATCCTCGAGGCCTACAGGCAGTACAAGAGCTCCTACAAAGCGGCCGAAGTCCTCGGCGTTGATCAATCGACGATCGCCAAAAAGTTAAAAGAATATCGAGCAAACGGTTGGTGA